A genomic stretch from Marinifilum sp. JC120 includes:
- a CDS encoding electron transport complex protein RnfA: MEYFLLFISAIFINNIVLVQYLGACPFMGTSKSSDVALGMGGAVIFVTLMATAITWPLHQYILIPCGIEYLQTIVFILVIASLVQFVEMFLKKVIPPLYKSLGLFLPLITTNCAVLGVAIMVQRNEYSFIKSMMYGLASGIGFLIALVIISSIRERLDIAPVPHVFRGVPIALIMAGIMSLAFYAFQGMAA; encoded by the coding sequence ATGGAATACTTCCTGCTTTTTATCTCCGCCATTTTCATCAACAACATCGTACTTGTTCAGTATCTTGGTGCATGTCCCTTCATGGGAACCTCCAAGTCCAGCGATGTTGCTCTCGGAATGGGTGGAGCGGTTATATTTGTTACCCTGATGGCAACCGCCATTACCTGGCCTCTGCACCAGTATATACTCATCCCTTGCGGCATCGAGTACCTCCAGACCATCGTTTTTATTTTGGTCATTGCGTCGCTGGTACAGTTTGTTGAGATGTTCCTTAAAAAGGTTATCCCGCCTCTGTACAAGTCTCTGGGACTCTTCCTTCCGTTGATCACCACCAACTGTGCGGTGCTCGGTGTGGCGATTATGGTTCAGCGTAATGAATATTCTTTCATCAAGTCCATGATGTATGGGCTGGCTTCCGGTATCGGATTCCTCATTGCGCTGGTTATCATTTCGTCCATTCGTGAACGTCTGGACATTGCTCCGGTTCCCCATGTTTTCAGAGGCGTACCCATCGCCTTGATCATGGCGGGGATCATGTCTCTGGCCTTTTATGCCTTTCAGGGCATGGCTGCTTAA
- a CDS encoding electron transport complex subunit E codes for MSRLVKEFAKGLWDELPPFRVLLGLCPVLAVTSSAENGLGMGMAVIFVLTMSNLIISSIRKIIPAKVRIACFIVITASLVVTVELLMQAYAYPLYQKLGIFVPLIVVNCLILGRAEAFASKNGVILSIADALGMGIGFAASLTFLGALREILGVGTVFGIPVMWDSFNPAGFMVMAPGAFVGLGVILAGMNAFNRYQSRKRGETPPDVMNSSCASCGACGGIENLKDK; via the coding sequence ATGAGCCGTTTAGTAAAAGAATTTGCAAAAGGACTCTGGGACGAGCTTCCTCCGTTCAGGGTTCTGTTGGGACTCTGTCCCGTATTGGCTGTTACTTCCTCTGCGGAGAACGGTCTCGGCATGGGAATGGCGGTAATCTTTGTACTGACCATGTCTAACCTGATCATTTCCAGCATCAGAAAAATAATTCCTGCGAAAGTTCGTATCGCCTGTTTCATCGTTATCACCGCATCGCTGGTTGTTACGGTTGAGCTGCTTATGCAGGCTTACGCATATCCGCTTTACCAGAAGCTGGGCATTTTTGTTCCGCTTATTGTTGTTAACTGCCTGATCCTCGGTCGAGCCGAAGCTTTTGCTTCCAAGAACGGAGTGATCCTCTCCATTGCCGACGCTCTTGGTATGGGAATCGGTTTTGCCGCCTCCCTGACTTTCCTCGGTGCTCTCCGTGAAATTCTTGGTGTCGGAACCGTGTTCGGTATTCCGGTCATGTGGGATTCCTTTAATCCCGCAGGTTTCATGGTTATGGCTCCCGGTGCTTTTGTCGGCCTCGGTGTCATCCTTGCCGGTATGAATGCCTTCAACAGGTACCAGAGCCGCAAGCGTGGTGAGACCCCGCCCGATGTAATGAATTCCTCCTGCGCCTCCTGCGGTGCTTGTGGCGGAATCGAAAACCTCAAGGATAAATAG